In a genomic window of Jaculus jaculus isolate mJacJac1 chromosome 8, mJacJac1.mat.Y.cur, whole genome shotgun sequence:
- the Pck1 gene encoding phosphoenolpyruvate carboxykinase, cytosolic [GTP], whose protein sequence is MPPQLHNGLDFSAKVVQGTLDSLPQAVREFVETSAQLCQPEHIHICDGSEEENGRLLSRMEEEGIIRKLRKYDNCWLALTDPRDVARIESKTVIVTQEQRDTVPIPKTGPSQLGRWMSEEDFEKAFNARFPGCMEGRTMYVIPFSMGPLGSPLSKIGIELTDSPYVVASMRIMTRMGTAVLEALGDGEFIKCLHSVGCPLPLKKPLVNNWACNPDMTLIAHLPDRREIVSFGSGYGGNSLLGKKCFALRIASRLAKEEGWLAEHMLILGVTNPAGDRKYLAAAFPSACGKTNLAMLSPTLPGWKVECVGDDIAWMKFDAQGHLRAINPENGFFGVAPGTSVKTNPNAIKTIQRNTIFTNVAETSDGGVYWEGIDQPLPSGVTVTSWKNKEWSPQDEEPCAHPNSRFCTPASQCPIIDPAWESPEGVPIEGIIFGGRRPDGVPLVYEALSWQHGVFVGAAMRSEATAAAEHKGKVIMHDPFAMRPFFGYNFGKYLAHWLSMAHRPAAKLPKIFHVNWFRKGKDGKFLWPGFGENSRVLEWMFNRINGEDNAKLTAIGYVPKEDALNVKGLRGVNLEELFAISKEFWEKEIEDIEQYLEDQVNADLPCEIKREVQALKQRISQM, encoded by the exons ATGCCTCCTCAGCTGCATAATGGCTTGGACTTCTCTGCCAAAGTTGTTCAGGGCACTCTTGACAGCCTGCCCCAGGCAGTGAGGGAGTTTGTGGAGACCAGTGCCCAGTTGTGCCAGCCAGAGCATATCCACATCTGTGACGGCTCGGAGGAGGAGAACGGGCGGCTTCTGAGCCGTATGGAGGAGGAGGGTATTATCCGGAAGCTGAGGAAGTATGACAACTG CTGGCTGGCTCTCACTGACCCCAGGGATGTGGCCAGGATAGAAAGCAAGACTGTCATCGTCACCCAGGAGCAAAGGGACACGGTGCCCATTCCCAAAACTGGCCCCAGCCAACTGGGCCGCTGGATGTCAGAAGAAGACTTTGAGAAAGCTTTCAACGCCAGGTTCCCGGGGTGCATGGAAG GTCGTACGATGTATGTCATCCCGTTCAGCATGGGGCCGCTGGGCTCCCCTCTGTCTAAGATTGGCATCGAGTTGACTGACTCACCGTACGTGGTGGCCAGCATGCGGATCATGACGAGAATGGGCACAGCTGTGCTCGAGGCTCTGGGCGATGGGGAGTTCATCAAATGCCTCCACTCTGTGGGGTGCCCCCTGCCTTTAAAAA AACCTCTGGTCAACAACTGGGCCTGTAACCCTGACATGACGCTGATAGCCCACCTCCCGGACCGCAGGGAGATCGTTTCCTTCGGAAGTGGGTACGGCGGGAACTCGCTGCTGGGGAAGAAGTGCTTTGCCCTCCGGATAGCCAGCCGCCTGGCCAAGGAGGAAGGGTGGCTGGCAGAGCACATGTTG ATCCTGGGCGTAACCAACCCTGCGGGTGACAGGAAGTACCTGGCAGCAGCCTTCCCCAGCGCCTGTGGGAAGACCAACCTGGCCATGCTGAGCCCCACCCTCCCTGGCTGGAAGGTCGAGTGCGTGGGTGACGACATTGCCTGGATGAAGTTCGATGCTCAAG GTCACCTAAGGGCCATCAACCCAGAAAATGGTTTCTTTGGGGTGGCTCCTGGCACCTCTGTGAAGACGAACCCCAATGCCATCAAGACCATCCAAAGGAACACCATCTTCACCAATGTAGCTGAGACCAGTGATGGGGGCGTCTACTGGGAAGGCATCGATCAGCCTCTGCCCTCAGGTGTCACCGTCACCTCCTGGAAGAATAAGGAGTGGAGCCCACAGGATG AGGAGCCTTGTGCCCATCCCAACTCGCGGTTCTGCACTCCTGCCAGCCAGTGCCCCATCATCGACCCTGCCTGGGAATCTCCAGAAGGTGTGCCCATCGAAGGCATTATCTTTGGTGGCCGTAGACCTGATG GTGTGCCCCTGGTCTATGAAGCACTCAGCTGGCAGCATGGAGTGTTTGTGGGGGCAGCCATGAGATCCGAGGCCACAGCTGCTGCAGAGCATAAGG GCAAGGTCATCATGCACGACCCCTTCGCCATGCGGCCCTTCTTTGGCTACAACTTTGGCAAATACCTGGCCCATTGGCTGAGCATGGCCCACCGCCCCGCAGCCAAGTTGCCCAAGATCTTCCACGTCAACTGGTTCCGGAAGGGCAAGGACGGCAAGTTCCTCTGGCCGGGTTTTGGCGAGAACTCCCGAGTCCTGGAATGGATGTTTAACCGGATCAACGGGGAAGACAACGCTAAGCTCACAGCCATCGGCTACGTCCCTAAGGAAGATGCCCTGAACGTGAAAGGCCTGAGGGGTGTCAACTTGGAGGAGCTGTTTGCCATCTCCAAGGAGTTCTGGGAGAAGGAAATAGAAGACATTGAGCAGTATCTGGAAGACCAAGTCAATGCTGACCTCCCCTGCGAGATCAAGAGAGAGGTTCAAGCCCTGAAACAAAGAATTAGCCAAATGTAA